One Campylobacter concisus DNA window includes the following coding sequences:
- a CDS encoding HIT family protein, which yields MIYEDKFIRVEREKNELPWVKIFTAKPYRELSDCDEASRARLFEAMLVAEKAMLEFYKPTKINIASFGNYVPHVHIHVIARFEKDAFFPDSVWASPKRKSELKLPKFDEFAKFLEEKLRLSFE from the coding sequence ATGATATATGAAGATAAATTTATAAGAGTTGAGCGCGAAAAGAACGAGCTTCCGTGGGTGAAAATTTTTACTGCTAAGCCCTACCGCGAGCTAAGTGATTGTGATGAGGCGAGTAGAGCTAGGCTTTTTGAAGCGATGCTGGTGGCTGAAAAGGCGATGCTTGAGTTTTATAAACCAACTAAGATAAACATCGCAAGCTTTGGAAACTACGTACCACACGTGCATATTCACGTCATTGCGAGATTTGAAAAGGACGCGTTTTTTCCAGATAGCGTTTGGGCTAGCCCCAAAAGAAAAAGCGAGCTTAAGCTGCCTAAATTTGATGAGTTTGCTAAATTTTTAGAAGAAAAACTAAGGCTTAGTTTTGAGTAA
- a CDS encoding cache domain-containing protein encodes MSKYKKYFNIYIVLVVFALLGSLFYFLYSSYMAEKKQNNMRVFFDYHVKQLNKSIDDEKFSSMAISILLAQNESIQMCLLGQNRDECVKNIENLTKTLGAASMYNNIKLHLYDKDLKSYVRSWDLNRYGDMIASGRFLVQESRRQDRPMVGIEAWYAGVHIRAVSNVMHEGKNIGSIEVLLNYDSLGNFYKTQGIDLFVLLSKDKMPAHKSAPSDQILSDYYIENLSSANLNIVGILRDIDLKKYEFYVYKTHYFCVVPLLDASNTQIGYYVLHVNTDEKERNISQNYLESEELF; translated from the coding sequence TTGAGTAAATACAAAAAATATTTTAATATCTATATCGTTTTAGTCGTTTTTGCGCTGCTTGGTAGCCTCTTTTACTTTCTTTATAGCTCATATATGGCTGAAAAAAAGCAAAACAATATGCGTGTCTTTTTTGACTATCATGTGAAACAGCTAAACAAAAGCATCGACGATGAGAAATTTTCATCAATGGCGATCTCGATCTTGCTTGCTCAAAACGAGTCTATACAGATGTGCTTGCTAGGTCAAAACCGCGACGAATGCGTAAAAAACATCGAAAATTTGACAAAAACTCTTGGCGCAGCGTCGATGTATAACAATATCAAACTTCATCTTTATGACAAAGACTTAAAAAGCTACGTAAGAAGCTGGGATCTAAACAGATATGGCGATATGATCGCTAGTGGCAGGTTTTTAGTCCAAGAGTCAAGGCGTCAAGATAGGCCCATGGTTGGCATCGAGGCGTGGTATGCGGGGGTGCATATAAGGGCTGTTTCAAATGTGATGCATGAGGGCAAAAACATCGGTAGTATCGAGGTTTTGCTAAACTACGACTCACTTGGAAATTTTTATAAAACGCAAGGCATAGATCTTTTTGTGCTCTTATCAAAAGATAAGATGCCAGCACATAAAAGCGCTCCGAGTGATCAAATTTTAAGTGATTATTACATCGAAAATTTAAGCAGTGCAAATTTAAATATAGTTGGAATTTTGCGCGATATCGACCTTAAAAAGTATGAATTTTACGTATATAAGACGCACTATTTTTGCGTTGTGCCGCTACTTGATGCTAGCAACACGCAGATAGGCTACTATGTCCTTCACGTAAATACTGACGAAAAAGAGCGAAACATCTCGCAAAACTATCTTGAATCAGAAGAGCTTTTTTAA
- the panB gene encoding 3-methyl-2-oxobutanoate hydroxymethyltransferase produces the protein MRDEKIAKKKLTINDIKNKKGIEPIVMITAYDALFAKIFDDYADVILVGDSLNMSFNMQESTLSADMNTMLYHTKAVCAGAKKSFILADMPFGSYTNEKQAIKNAMKFFKQTNADAVKLEVGMHQVNLVKRLCEEGINVTAHIGLKPQFFKFEGGYKIKGRSELEAKRLVEEALAFEQAGAFSILLEGTLSNVASEITRQVRVPVIGIGSGADVDGQVLVWSDMLGFFEDFKPKFVKRYLDGATLVRKGVQSYANEVKNKIFPSEEFSYKG, from the coding sequence ATGAGAGATGAAAAAATCGCAAAGAAAAAACTCACTATAAATGATATAAAAAATAAAAAAGGCATCGAGCCTATCGTGATGATAACTGCCTACGATGCGCTTTTTGCTAAAATTTTTGATGATTATGCTGATGTGATCCTTGTTGGCGATAGCTTAAATATGAGCTTTAACATGCAAGAGAGCACGCTAAGTGCTGATATGAACACCATGCTTTATCACACAAAGGCTGTTTGCGCCGGGGCTAAAAAGAGTTTTATCCTAGCTGATATGCCATTTGGCAGCTACACAAATGAAAAACAAGCTATCAAAAATGCGATGAAATTTTTTAAGCAGACAAATGCCGATGCGGTGAAGCTTGAAGTTGGCATGCATCAGGTAAATTTAGTAAAACGTCTCTGCGAAGAGGGCATAAACGTGACGGCTCACATCGGACTAAAGCCGCAGTTTTTTAAATTTGAAGGCGGATACAAGATAAAAGGCAGAAGCGAGCTTGAGGCAAAAAGGCTGGTTGAGGAGGCTTTGGCGTTTGAGCAAGCTGGCGCGTTTAGCATACTTCTTGAGGGCACGCTTAGCAATGTAGCAAGCGAGATAACAAGACAGGTTCGTGTGCCAGTTATCGGTATAGGTTCTGGAGCAGACGTCGATGGTCAGGTGCTTGTCTGGTCTGATATGCTGGGTTTCTTCGAGGACTTTAAGCCTAAATTTGTTAAGCGCTATCTTGACGGAGCCACTCTTGTGCGAAAAGGCGTACAAAGCTACGCTAATGAAGTAAAAAACAAAATTTTCCCAAGCGAAGAGTTTTCGTATAAGGGTTAA
- a CDS encoding WG repeat-containing protein, translating into MFLGFDGVWSFNEGFAAVQKDRKWGYINTKGEQIVECQFDDADFFHEGFAVVKKDYKYGYINTKGEQIIECKFDYAWYFKEGFAPVQKDGKWGYINTKGEQIIECKFDDAYSFYEGFAAVQKDGKRGYINTKGCFVIFDESKK; encoded by the coding sequence ATGTTTTTGGGATTTGATGGTGTTTGGAGTTTTAACGAAGGCTTTGCTGCTGTTCAAAAAGATCGCAAATGGGGATATATAAACACTAAAGGTGAGCAGATCGTAGAGTGTCAATTTGATGATGCTGATTTTTTTCACGAAGGCTTTGCTGTTGTTAAAAAAGATTACAAGTATGGATACATAAACACAAAAGGTGAGCAGATCATAGAGTGTAAATTTGATTATGCTTGGTATTTTAAAGAAGGCTTTGCTCCTGTTCAAAAAGATGGCAAATGGGGATATATAAACACCAAAGGTGAGCAGATCATAGAGTGTAAATTTGATGACGCTTATAGCTTTTACGAAGGCTTTGCTGCTGTTCAAAAAGACGGCAAAAGGGGTTATATAAACACCAAAGGATGTTTTGTCATTTTTGACGAAAGCAAAAAATGA
- a CDS encoding ribonuclease — translation MTKAKNEIVVLDKAIDRSNNTFYLSRLGDKFGLLDENFSVVIKNSIYGKFEVLQRINETTFLIKIAERELFVDSEGNFR, via the coding sequence TTGACGAAAGCAAAAAATGAGATAGTGGTGCTTGATAAGGCTATAGACAGGTCAAATAATACTTTCTACTTATCACGACTAGGTGATAAATTTGGGCTTTTGGATGAAAACTTTAGTGTCGTTATCAAAAATAGCATTTATGGTAAATTTGAGGTGCTTCAAAGGATAAATGAAACTACTTTTTTGATAAAAATAGCAGAGCGAGAACTCTTTGTGGATAGCGAGGGGAATTTCAGATAA
- the sppA gene encoding signal peptide peptidase SppA: MQILRLIFRGILGIFKFINNYFKALIFLLILFFIFAPDGKMKEPNLARIDITGTLVDTSEILEGLEKARLDNNIKGVLLYIDSPGGALSPSVELAMAVKRLKESKKVLAYAAGNMASGSYYAGVNADTIVANPGAFIGSIGVIMQGANIENLAKNLGVSEQVVKAGEFKEAGTFMRSWSKQERESLQGLVNDAYMLFVSDVAAARNLDIKKKDEWANARVFLAHNALKMGLIDSLGSYIDAQNELAKMSLVDEPVWQEKPQLEKIMEKFTKQGINSLFNAFFETKLR; encoded by the coding sequence TTGCAAATTTTAAGGCTTATTTTTAGAGGAATTTTGGGAATTTTTAAATTTATCAATAACTACTTTAAGGCGCTCATATTTTTACTCATTTTATTTTTTATATTCGCACCAGATGGCAAGATGAAAGAGCCAAATTTAGCCCGCATTGACATCACCGGCACGTTAGTAGATACTAGCGAAATTTTAGAAGGACTCGAAAAAGCAAGGCTGGATAACAACATCAAAGGCGTGCTACTCTACATCGACAGCCCAGGCGGCGCGCTAAGCCCTAGCGTGGAGCTAGCCATGGCGGTCAAGAGGCTAAAAGAGAGCAAAAAGGTGCTCGCATACGCAGCTGGCAACATGGCAAGTGGCAGCTACTACGCTGGCGTAAATGCCGACACTATCGTAGCAAACCCAGGCGCTTTCATCGGCTCGATCGGCGTCATCATGCAAGGGGCAAACATCGAAAATTTAGCCAAAAATTTAGGCGTGAGCGAGCAGGTGGTGAAGGCTGGCGAGTTTAAAGAGGCTGGCACTTTTATGAGGAGCTGGAGCAAGCAGGAGCGCGAGAGCTTGCAAGGGCTCGTAAATGACGCTTACATGCTCTTTGTAAGCGACGTGGCGGCGGCTAGGAATTTAGATATCAAGAAAAAAGACGAGTGGGCAAACGCAAGGGTCTTTTTGGCGCACAATGCCCTAAAAATGGGGCTAATAGACAGCCTTGGCAGCTACATAGACGCTCAAAATGAGCTAGCAAAAATGAGCCTCGTAGATGAGCCCGTCTGGCAAGAAAAACCGCAGCTCGAAAAGATAATGGAGAAATTTACAAAGCAAGGCATAAACTCACTTTTTAACGCATTTTTCGAGACAAAGCTTAGATAA
- the mqnF gene encoding aminofutalosine deaminase family hydrolase — MEILKAKKIITGGENPKILRNSCLVIDEGKILEIINEKEAQKKFKEAKICDFGDSVIAPAFVNTHVHLEFSSNVSTLKYGDFIKWLGSIVDKGRELARIDAKKAMSEAINSLLKSGVCAIGEISSFGSDLEILATSPIKVVLFSEILGSSEQMSEQNLQNFLAKFEKTKGYKNKNFTPAISLHSPYSVHPTLAKAALEIAKKDDLLVSTHFLESKAEKQWLEHGSGGFKKHLLRFSQDPKPMYDAQGYFAMFREINTLFTHCVYVSDFAKFKPHHSVTHCAVSNRLLGKKALNLKEIFKNNVSLNIGTDGLSSNIILNFWHELRAALFTHASLDLNELATRLFVAATHGGAKALRTNNGEIRAGRAADLAIYNDLECDDSELILQLILHTNEAKKLYIGGKICKF; from the coding sequence ATGGAAATTTTAAAAGCAAAAAAGATCATCACTGGCGGAGAAAATCCAAAAATTTTAAGAAATTCTTGTCTTGTCATTGATGAAGGTAAAATTTTAGAAATTATAAACGAAAAAGAGGCGCAAAAGAAATTTAAAGAGGCGAAAATTTGCGACTTTGGTGATAGCGTGATAGCCCCAGCCTTCGTAAATACGCACGTTCATTTGGAATTTAGCTCAAACGTTAGCACCCTAAAATATGGCGACTTTATAAAATGGCTTGGCTCTATCGTCGATAAAGGCCGCGAGCTAGCTAGGATAGACGCTAAAAAAGCGATGAGTGAAGCCATAAATTCGCTGCTTAAAAGCGGAGTTTGTGCCATTGGCGAGATATCTAGCTTTGGTAGTGATCTTGAAATTTTAGCCACTAGTCCGATTAAAGTCGTGCTTTTTAGTGAGATTTTAGGCTCAAGCGAGCAGATGAGTGAACAAAATTTGCAAAATTTCTTAGCTAAATTTGAAAAAACAAAGGGCTATAAAAACAAAAATTTTACCCCAGCCATCTCGCTTCACTCGCCCTACTCTGTGCACCCAACACTCGCTAAAGCTGCCCTTGAGATAGCTAAAAAGGATGATCTTCTTGTTAGCACGCACTTTTTAGAGAGCAAGGCTGAAAAGCAGTGGCTAGAGCACGGTAGCGGTGGCTTTAAAAAGCATCTTTTAAGATTTAGCCAAGATCCTAAGCCGATGTATGACGCGCAGGGCTACTTTGCGATGTTTCGTGAGATAAATACTCTCTTTACACACTGCGTTTATGTGAGCGATTTTGCTAAATTTAAGCCTCATCACAGCGTGACACACTGCGCCGTTTCAAACAGGCTACTTGGCAAAAAGGCGCTAAATTTAAAAGAAATTTTCAAAAACAACGTCAGTCTAAACATCGGCACAGACGGCCTTAGTTCAAATATCATCCTAAATTTCTGGCATGAACTAAGAGCTGCACTTTTTACCCATGCTAGCCTTGATCTAAACGAGCTTGCCACCAGGCTTTTTGTCGCTGCAACGCATGGGGGCGCAAAGGCGCTTAGGACAAATAACGGCGAGATAAGGGCTGGACGCGCAGCTGATCTTGCCATATATAACGACCTAGAGTGCGATGATAGCGAGCTAATACTTCAGCTCATACTTCACACAAACGAGGCTAAAAAACTATATATCGGAGGCAAAATTTGCAAATTTTAA
- the aroQ gene encoding type II 3-dehydroquinate dehydratase, producing MDKKLKIMVIQGPNINMLGAREPGIYGVMKMEDIHSQMKIVADQNDVEIEFFQSNLEGELVDKIQECLGDADGIIINPAAYTHTSIAIRDALSAVALPVIEVHISNVYRREEFRHKSLIAPVAAGQIVGFGPVGYHLAMIGMLQIFEQIKAVRANQKAQ from the coding sequence ATGGATAAGAAGCTAAAAATAATGGTTATCCAAGGCCCAAATATCAACATGCTTGGCGCTAGAGAGCCAGGAATTTACGGCGTTATGAAGATGGAGGATATCCACTCTCAAATGAAGATCGTCGCCGATCAAAATGACGTTGAGATCGAGTTTTTTCAAAGCAACCTTGAGGGCGAGCTAGTCGATAAGATCCAAGAGTGCTTGGGCGATGCTGACGGCATCATCATAAACCCAGCCGCTTACACTCACACCTCTATCGCTATCCGTGACGCGCTAAGTGCGGTTGCGCTACCAGTTATCGAGGTGCATATCAGCAACGTTTATAGAAGAGAAGAGTTTCGTCACAAAAGCCTCATCGCACCAGTTGCGGCAGGTCAGATCGTGGGCTTTGGACCAGTTGGCTATCATTTAGCGATGATAGGCATGCTTCAAATTTTTGAGCAAATCAAAGCAGTAAGAGCAAATCAAAAAGCACAATGA
- a CDS encoding aminopeptidase P family protein: MNFILKDENAVFYECGYSCDNEFLLCLDGVKYFFTDARYYFEAKSCVNAGVVVLLAQRNLISEVRAFLRKMKPSSLVFNPDELSLSEFNALSKGFKINFKPKANFSRLKRICKSEDEIKILKKASEFGAKCFDEFAKFVRENGEGMSEKELHFNASLIFRQKNELGLSFDPIVAINENAAKAHALPGDKILKSGDLLLLDAGVKFKRYCSDRTRTACFDENFNFSKEQKFKNAKMQEIYEIVKEAQVAAIKVARAGVRACEIDLAARSVIAKAGYEKAFFHSTGHGVGVDIHELPVISARSETLIKEGMVFSVEPGIYLENEFGVRIEDVVVAREGGCEIL; the protein is encoded by the coding sequence ATGAATTTCATCTTAAAGGACGAAAACGCCGTATTTTACGAGTGCGGCTACAGCTGCGACAATGAGTTTTTGCTATGCCTTGATGGCGTGAAATACTTTTTCACGGACGCGAGATATTATTTCGAGGCAAAAAGCTGTGTAAATGCAGGCGTAGTCGTTCTTTTAGCGCAGAGAAATTTAATAAGTGAGGTGCGGGCATTTTTAAGAAAGATGAAGCCAAGCAGCCTCGTTTTTAACCCTGATGAGCTAAGCTTAAGTGAGTTTAACGCGCTAAGCAAGGGATTTAAGATAAATTTCAAGCCAAAGGCAAATTTCTCTAGGCTAAAGAGAATTTGCAAGAGCGAAGATGAGATAAAAATTTTAAAAAAAGCTAGCGAATTTGGGGCGAAATGCTTTGACGAATTTGCTAAATTTGTGCGTGAAAATGGCGAAGGGATGAGCGAAAAAGAGCTTCATTTCAACGCCTCGCTCATCTTTAGGCAAAAAAATGAGCTAGGCCTTAGCTTTGATCCGATCGTGGCGATAAACGAAAATGCCGCAAAGGCGCATGCACTGCCTGGGGATAAAATTTTAAAAAGTGGCGATTTGCTGCTGCTTGACGCTGGGGTTAAATTTAAGCGTTACTGCTCTGACCGCACTAGAACTGCTTGCTTTGATGAAAATTTTAACTTCTCAAAGGAGCAAAAATTTAAAAACGCCAAGATGCAAGAAATTTACGAGATCGTAAAAGAGGCTCAGGTTGCTGCGATAAAGGTCGCTAGAGCTGGCGTTAGGGCGTGTGAGATAGACCTTGCAGCAAGAAGTGTGATAGCAAAGGCTGGATATGAAAAGGCTTTTTTTCACTCGACAGGACATGGCGTAGGTGTTGATATACACGAGCTTCCAGTCATCTCAGCAAGGAGCGAAACGCTCATAAAAGAGGGCATGGTCTTTAGCGTGGAGCCTGGAATTTATCTAGAAAATGAATTTGGGGTGCGCATCGAGGACGTCGTGGTTGCAAGAGAAGGTGGGTGCGAAATTTTATGA
- the folK gene encoding 2-amino-4-hydroxy-6-hydroxymethyldihydropteridine diphosphokinase translates to MRLAGARKIVKSRFCPSFFQKRDEFKYEALVGMGGNIGDSAKRFDKFIRAISEDRRFHVVEVSPILINAAFGYEAQDDFSNAVINLQTSMSPRNLLKILGHYESKFKRVRTFKNAPRTLDLDILYFSKKVYKTPRLIVPHPGASKRLSVIVPLGLMRG, encoded by the coding sequence ATGAGGCTAGCTGGAGCAAGAAAGATCGTAAAAAGCCGTTTTTGCCCTAGTTTTTTTCAAAAAAGAGATGAGTTTAAGTATGAGGCGCTAGTTGGCATGGGTGGCAACATCGGCGATAGCGCAAAGAGGTTTGATAAATTTATAAGAGCGATTAGTGAAGATAGGCGTTTTCACGTGGTTGAAGTCTCGCCGATCCTTATAAATGCGGCGTTTGGCTACGAAGCGCAGGATGATTTTAGTAACGCTGTTATAAATTTACAAACATCTATGAGCCCTAGAAATTTGCTAAAAATTTTGGGGCACTATGAGAGTAAATTTAAGCGCGTGAGGACGTTTAAAAATGCGCCACGCACGCTTGATCTGGATATTTTGTATTTTAGTAAAAAAGTCTATAAGACGCCGCGCCTTATCGTCCCGCACCCAGGGGCTAGCAAGAGGCTTAGCGTGATCGTGCCACTAGGGCTTATGAGAGGTTAA
- the flhF gene encoding flagellar biosynthesis protein FlhF, giving the protein MATKFHTFTGESTIEALKKAQEACGEKAILVTTKQIQAKTINKKPLYEILVSVEEDEVKQPPKPNVKAINYENAYSKFSKNYEPPKPKFEIKEEPAKFEAKTTSPEPYDPNESVLLNISDVAKEISAIANVDMNEIKEPNTNGMNKKIDDVAKQVSVLSEKIGLITDMIWDEKAPNRNNLSIPPEFASIYKLAKQSGMKEEHLEAIMQTTLENLPVSMKSNPTAVKRYFYSLLRNMLPCRKELNDKKQRIMMLVGPTGVGKTTTLAKLAARFAYGNEKRYKTGIITLDTYRIGAVEQLFQYAKMMKLPILDVIEVEDFQNAIKQLSYCDVILIDTTGNSQYDKEKLERLDKFLKHSGAKIDVNLVLSAGSKVEDLIEIYNGFSFLEIDTLIITKFDETKIFGNVFSLIYETNTPVSYFSVGQEVPDDLVEAKSEFLVECVFDGFTKQKASDE; this is encoded by the coding sequence ATGGCTACAAAATTTCATACTTTTACAGGCGAGAGCACCATCGAGGCTTTGAAAAAGGCTCAAGAGGCGTGCGGCGAGAAGGCCATACTCGTTACCACAAAGCAAATTCAAGCCAAAACGATAAACAAAAAGCCGCTTTATGAAATTTTAGTAAGCGTCGAAGAGGACGAGGTAAAGCAGCCACCAAAACCAAATGTAAAAGCAATAAACTATGAAAATGCCTACTCTAAATTTAGTAAAAACTACGAGCCGCCAAAGCCAAAATTTGAGATAAAAGAGGAGCCTGCTAAATTTGAGGCAAAGACGACGTCGCCTGAGCCTTACGATCCAAATGAGAGCGTGCTTTTAAACATCTCAGACGTCGCAAAAGAGATAAGCGCGATCGCAAATGTCGATATGAACGAGATAAAAGAGCCAAACACAAATGGCATGAATAAAAAAATAGACGATGTGGCAAAGCAAGTAAGCGTGCTAAGCGAGAAAATAGGGCTGATAACTGACATGATCTGGGACGAAAAGGCCCCAAATCGCAACAATCTCTCGATCCCGCCAGAGTTCGCTAGCATCTACAAGCTTGCAAAACAAAGCGGCATGAAAGAGGAGCATTTAGAGGCGATCATGCAAACGACGCTTGAAAATTTGCCAGTCTCGATGAAAAGCAACCCAACCGCGGTAAAAAGGTACTTCTACTCACTTTTGAGAAATATGCTGCCATGTAGAAAAGAACTAAACGATAAAAAACAGCGCATAATGATGCTAGTTGGTCCAACTGGAGTTGGCAAGACGACGACTCTTGCAAAGCTCGCGGCTCGTTTTGCTTACGGCAACGAAAAGCGCTATAAAACGGGCATCATCACGCTTGATACGTACCGTATCGGAGCGGTCGAGCAGCTATTTCAATACGCTAAGATGATGAAACTGCCAATCCTTGATGTGATAGAGGTAGAGGACTTTCAAAACGCCATAAAGCAGCTTAGCTACTGTGACGTGATACTAATCGACACCACTGGAAATTCACAGTATGACAAAGAAAAGCTTGAAAGACTTGATAAATTTTTAAAGCATAGCGGCGCAAAGATCGATGTAAATTTAGTCCTCTCAGCTGGCTCAAAGGTCGAGGATCTGATAGAAATTTATAATGGATTTTCATTTTTGGAGATCGACACTTTAATAATCACCAAATTTGACGAGACCAAAATTTTTGGCAACGTCTTTTCGCTGATATATGAGACAAATACGCCAGTTAGCTACTTTAGCGTGGGTCAAGAGGTGCCTGATGATCTTGTGGAGGCGAAGAGCGAATTTTTAGTAGAGTGCGTGTTTGACGGCTTTACAAAGCAAAAGGCTAGTGATGAATAA
- a CDS encoding P-loop NTPase — protein sequence MNNQAQKLQNLVQSQNKAKNTHFIAITSGKGGVGKSTISANLANVLSQNGYKVGLFDADIGLANLDVILNVKMGKNLLHVLKGECSLKDILIPINKNLILIPGESGDEILKFNNQFLFERFLDEASELDGLDFLIIDTGAGIGGSTQLFLEAADEVVVVTVPDPAAITDAYAVIKIVSRFKNNELLLLNMVKNEAEATRIYENVKRVANANIGPNLNLELIGYVASDKSVARSIKQRTLFTDDEAYGSASVQIKQIASNLLYRLERKVLKDEQSRSFGGFFKRLIEQF from the coding sequence ATGAATAACCAAGCGCAAAAACTACAAAATTTAGTCCAGTCTCAAAATAAGGCTAAAAATACGCATTTTATAGCGATTACAAGTGGCAAAGGCGGCGTTGGCAAGAGCACGATAAGTGCAAATTTGGCAAATGTCTTGTCGCAAAATGGCTATAAAGTAGGGCTATTTGATGCTGATATCGGCCTTGCAAACCTTGATGTGATCCTAAATGTAAAAATGGGCAAAAACCTGCTTCACGTGCTAAAGGGCGAGTGCAGCTTAAAAGATATCTTGATACCTATAAATAAAAATCTCATCCTCATCCCTGGCGAGAGCGGCGATGAAATTTTGAAATTTAATAATCAATTTTTATTTGAGAGATTTTTAGATGAGGCGAGCGAACTTGATGGGCTTGACTTTTTGATCATCGACACCGGTGCTGGCATAGGCGGCAGCACGCAGCTCTTTTTAGAGGCGGCTGATGAGGTTGTCGTGGTAACCGTGCCTGACCCTGCGGCGATAACTGACGCGTATGCGGTCATAAAGATCGTTTCAAGATTTAAAAATAACGAGCTTTTACTTTTAAATATGGTAAAAAACGAGGCTGAGGCTACTAGAATTTATGAAAATGTAAAGCGAGTGGCAAATGCAAATATCGGACCAAATTTAAATTTAGAGCTAATTGGCTACGTGGCTTCTGATAAGAGCGTGGCAAGGAGCATAAAGCAAAGGACACTCTTTACAGATGACGAAGCTTACGGCTCTGCTAGCGTGCAGATCAAGCAGATAGCTTCGAATTTGCTTTATAGGTTGGAACGAAAAGTGCTTAAAGATGAGCAAAGCAGGAGCTTTGGGGGCTTCTTTAAGCGTTTGATAGAACAATTTTAA
- a CDS encoding RNA polymerase sigma factor FliA produces the protein MYELKQKQLNAYKSTIKKEQDEIVLKYMPALRAMAFRLKERLPSSIDVNDLISVGVEEMIKLSRKYDKEQNDSFWGYGKKRIYGSMLDYLRALDVVSRSDRKLVKSINTEIDNYFNTHEEEPSDEYLAEKLNEDIEKIREARGVSGIITILPIDEQMELIGQSDVEKSVEKEDLILKIESALKDFDERDQMIVQLYYYEELNLKEISEIMNISESRISQIHKRLLDRIRRSLGV, from the coding sequence ATGTACGAACTAAAGCAAAAGCAGCTTAACGCTTATAAAAGCACCATTAAAAAAGAGCAAGACGAGATCGTCTTAAAATACATGCCAGCTCTGCGTGCAATGGCGTTTAGACTAAAGGAGCGCTTGCCTTCAAGTATCGACGTAAATGATCTTATAAGCGTTGGCGTTGAAGAGATGATAAAGCTTAGCAGGAAGTATGACAAAGAGCAAAACGACTCATTTTGGGGATATGGCAAAAAGAGAATTTATGGCTCGATGCTTGACTACCTTAGAGCGCTTGATGTTGTTAGCAGAAGCGATAGAAAGCTAGTAAAGAGCATAAATACCGAGATAGATAACTACTTTAACACACACGAAGAAGAGCCAAGCGATGAGTATCTGGCTGAAAAGCTAAATGAAGATATCGAAAAGATAAGAGAGGCAAGGGGTGTTAGTGGCATCATCACCATTTTGCCGATCGATGAACAAATGGAGCTAATCGGTCAAAGCGATGTTGAAAAAAGCGTAGAAAAAGAGGATCTTATCTTAAAGATCGAAAGTGCGTTAAAAGACTTTGATGAGCGCGATCAGATGATAGTTCAGCTTTACTACTACGAAGAGCTAAATTTAAAAGAGATCAGCGAGATAATGAATATCAGCGAGAGTAGAATTTCACAAATTCATAAACGTTTGCTTGATCGCATCAGACGCAGCTTGGGGGTTTAA